GTCAGCGGCGCTATGTCGAGAGCCTGTCGGCCTACGCGCGTCAGTTTCTTGGGCAGCTCGACAAACCGGATGTGGACTACATCGAGGGGCTTTCTCCCGCCATTTCGATCGACCAGAAGTCCACCAGTCACAATCCTCGTTCAACCGTCGGAACGGTGACCGAGGTCTACGACTATCTTCGCCTGCTGTTTGCTCGGGTCGGCATTCCCCATTGCCACCGTTGTGGACAGGCCATCAATCCGCAAACGGTGGAACAGATCGTCGATCAGGTTCTTGCGATGCCCCAGGGGTGCAGAATCCAGGTCCTTGCTCCCTTGGTCCGAGGAAAGAAGGGAACCCACGACAAGCTGCTGGAACAGGTTCGCAAGGATGGATTCGTCCGCGTGCGGGTGGATGGGGCCGTCTTTGATTTGGCGGAATTGCCCGCACTCGAGAAAAATAAGGCCCACGACATCGCCATTGTCGTGGACCGTCTGGTGGTGCGGCCTGATCAGGCCTCACGACTTGCTGATTCGCTGGCGACGGCGCTCAAGCACGGTCGGGGGCTGGTTGCGGTGCAAGGCTTGGGGACCCGGGAACATCCTGAGGAACGCCCTGAACAGGTTTTTTCCGAACACTTTGCTTGCTCCGACTGTGGAACCAGCGTGGAGGAGGTGGCGCCTCGGCTCTTTTCCTTCAACAGTCCATTCGGCGCTTGCCAGACCTGTCACGGCCTCGGTGCGCGCAGAGAATTTTCCCCCGCATTGTTGGTCCCGGACCCGCGGAAAACCCTTCGCGAGGGTGCCATCGTTCCCTGGGCGCGAACGGGCAATGCTTACTACCTCGAATTGCTCGGTGCAGTCGCCAGAGGTATCGGCTTTAGTCTAGACGTTCCGTGGGGATCTCTCTCGTCTGAGGTTCGTCAGCTTCTGCTCTACGGCGCGGGGGACCAACGGTTTCACATCCAGGAGTCCAGCTGGTATCAGGACACTGGAATGGGCTATATGACACGATTTGAAGGCGTGGTGTCCAGTCTCCAGCGGCGGTATCAGGAATCGACCAGTGAGAAATTCAAGCAGGACCTGGAAGTCTACATGGCCTCGACGCCTTGCGAGGATTGTCGAGGCACGCGGCTTCGTCCTGAGGCGCTCGCAGTCAAGCTCAACGACGCCTCGATTGCGGATGTGACTGCGCTGAGTATTCGCGAAGCCCTGCCCTTTTTTGGCACGCTCGATCTGACACCACGCCAGCGGCTGATTGCCCAGCAGATTTTGAAGGAAGTGGTCGCACGACTGGGCTTTTTGAATGATGTCGGGCTCGACTATCTGTCGCTTGATCGGGCTGCCAGCACGTTGTCCGGGGGAGAGGCCCAGCGGATTCGACTCGCCACCCAGATCGGTAGCGGGTTGCAGGGGGTTCTGTACATTCTGGATGAGCCTTCGATCGGACTGCATCAGCGTGACAATGCCCGCTTGCTGGGCACCCTGAAACGGCTGAGAGATCTCGGGAATACCTTGATCGTGGTGGAGCACGATGAGGACACCATCCGCGCCGCGGACCACGTGGTGGACATCGGACCTCGGGCCGGGGTTCACGGCGGCCGGGTCGTGGCGCAAGGGACGCTGGACGACATTGCGGCTTGTCCAGAGTCGCTGACGGGGCAGTATCTGTCCGGCCAACGCGGCATCGTTTGCCCCACCCGTTACCGGGAGGGGAATGGTCTCGCCATCTCCCTGACGGGCGCTCGGGAAAACAACCTGACGGGATTCGACGTGGCCTTCCCTCTGGGCAAGTTTGTGTGTGTGACCGGGGTGTCGGGTTCTGGCAAGAGCACCCTGGTGCACGACATTCTGCTGCGCGCACTGAATGCTCGTATGGACGGGACGGTCCCCATGCCGGCGGGTTTGGGCGGCATTGAAGGGTTTGAACAGGTCGACAAGGTGATCGTGATCGATCAATCGCCGATCGGGCGGACACCTCGCTCCAATCCCGCCACCTACACGGGCCTGTTCGACCCGTTGCGGGAGGTCTTCGCCATGACCACGGAGGCCAAGGCGCGCGGCTATCTGCCAGGTCGTTTCTCCTTCAATGTCAAAGGCGGGCGCTGCGAGGCTTGCAAGGGCGAGGGCGTGAATGTCATCGAGATGCATTTTCTGCCCGATGTGCACGTTCCGTGTGATGTCTGCAAGGGCAAACGCTACAATCGTGAGACGCTGGAGGTTCGCTACAAGGGCAAAAACATTGCCGAGGTGCTCGAACTGACGATTGAACAGGCCCTGGAGTTCTTTGCCGCCGTGCCGAGGGCACGCACCAAGCTTCAGACGCTGTTCGATGTCGGTCTCGAATACTTGCAACTGGGCCAGCCGGCCACGACCTTGTCCGGGGGCGAGGCCCAGCGCGTGAAGTTGGCGGAGCAACTCTCGCGGCGCTCGACCGGGCGGACCCTCTACATCCTGGATGAGCCCTCGACGGGCCTGAGTTTTTACGATGTGGAGAAGCTGCTCGAGGTCCTCAATCGCCTGGTGGATGCGGGTAACACGGTTCTGGTGATCGAACACAACCTCGATATCATCAAGCAGGCAGACCATCTGGTCGACCTGGGGCCGGAAGGCGGCGATCGCGGAGGCCGCCTGGTGGCTTGTGGCACACCTTTGGAGGTCGCACGGCAGCCGGAAAGCATCACCGGGCAGTTTCTCCGTCCGATTCTGGAAGCTGCCCACGGTGACCTGACTCCCCTGGCCACCGCGCGCGCTGTTAAAAAGTCGAAACGCGTGGAATAGTGTGGGGGCGCCTTGCGTGGTGGACCGGGGGGGGGAAATGCTCGAATTATTCGACCTGGAGCCCAAGGACCGGCTAGTGGCCCAGTTGCTGCGGTCGCAGGGGCTCATTTCTGCTGAGCAGTTGAAATGCGCGCTGGAGCGTGCCCGTGCCAGTCTGTTTTTCAGCCTCTCCGAGGTGTTGGTCGGGGAAGGGGTGGTGACCCTGGACCGACTCGAGGCGGTCTTGGCGGATTATTGTCGCAAGCTTCGGTTGGGGGAACTCGCGGTGGCCAAGGGTGTCATCAGCGAGGAGCACCTTGAAATTGCGCTGAGCTTTCAGGAAGGGAAGGAGTCCCGCATCGGGGAGATCTTCGTCGAGATGCACTACGCGACGCCTGAGCAAATCGCCATGCTGGTGGACTTCCAGTCTCGCTGTCGCACCTCGGCTGTGCCCGGCTTGAGTCTCGATGCAGCGGTCTGAGCTGCTGGCCAGGTTGCGTGGGGGCCTGCTGGTGTCGTGCCAGGCCCAGCCTGATGAGCCGTTGCATGGGGCGCAGCACATGGCGGCGATGGCCAGGGCCGCGGAGGTTGGTGGCGCGTGTGGGATCCGGGCGGAAAGTCCGGCGGACATCGTGGCGATTCGCGCCGCCGTCCCGCTCCCCTTGGTCGGCCTCTGGAAACAGGGGAGCGAGGGGGTCTACATCACGCCCACGTGCGCAGCTGCCCGGGCGGTGGTGGAGGCGGGGGCCGATATCGTGGCGGTGGATGCGACCCAGCGCGCCAGAGAGGTGCCGGCCGAGGACCTGATCCGTTGGATTGAATGTGACCTGGGTCGTCCGGTCCTGGCGGATGTCAGTACGCTCGAGGAGGCCCTTGCGGCGGAGGCTGCGGGCGCCACGGCGGTGGCACCCACCTTGTCGGGATACACGGGGGGGCCGGTCCCGTCCGAGCCAGACTGGACGCTGTTGGAGGCCATGCTGAGGATGTGTCGGGTACCCGTTTTCATGGAAGGACGCATCTGGGCGCCTGAGCAAGCCTCGCGGGCGCTGGCCATGGGCGCCTGGACGGTGGTGGTGGGCTCCGCGATCACCCGGCCTCAGCTCATCACCCGGCGGTTTGTGGCCGCGCTTGGAACTGCCGCGGAGGTTTCGTCTTGAAATTCGCCATCGGTCTCGACGTCGGTGGTACCAAGATCCTGGCCGTCGCGCTGGATGAAACCGGGCGGGTGCAGGTGTCGCATCGCACGGAAACGCCCGCCCGGGCCGGCGCCGCAGCCGTTCTGGAGTCCCTGCAGCGGGCAGCTGAAGCGGTCATCGGCGAGTTGCCGCCCCTCGGTCAGGCCGGCCTGCAAGGCGTCGGGGTCTCTGCCGCGGGTCAAATCGATGTGGCGCGTGGTGTGGTGGCCTATGCTTCTCCCAACATCGAAGGTTGGACGGGCACGCCGGTGGCGGATGTCCTGCGCGAACGTCTGGGGCTTCCCATCGTGGTGGAGAACGACGCGAATGCGGCGGCGTTTGGCGAATGGGCCTGTGGCGCAGCGCAGGGGGTCGCAAGCGTGGTGATGGTCACCATCGGCACCGGGGTTGGGGGAGGGGTGATCCTCGACGGCCGGGTCTGGCGAGGGGGGCGCTGGCGTGGGGGTGAACTCGGGCATATGGTCGTTCAAGCGCGGGGATGGCCCTGCAATTGTGGGCAGACGGGGTGCCTGGAGGTTTATGCGTCCGGAACGGCGATCGCCCGCCTGGCTCGCGAGGCCCGCGCCGGCTGGGAGGGGGCTGCGCCTGCTGTCTTTCAGGCTGCCAGCGACGGGGATCCCGTCATGCAGGGGCTCCTGGAGGACAGTGCGCGGTATCTGGCGCAGGGGCTGGTGTCGGTCTCCAGTCTGCTGGACCCGGACCTGTTCATCCTCGGTGGGGGCGTGGCCGCTCAGCCGACCTACCTGCCCCTGGTTCAGCGGGCTTTGGAGCGGGCTGACGTATCAGGGCAAAGAGGGTTCGAGGTTGACCGCGTTCGGCTGGCGAGTCTGGGCGAAATGGCGGGCGCCATCGGTGCGGCGCAGCTGGCTTTGCGGGGGCATCCTTGAGCCGGGGAGTGGCCGTGGTTTCTATCCAGCCGGATAGTGGGCGAGGATGCCGCTGTGGCGATGTCTGAGCTGGAGACGCTGATACGCGCTCGCTATCCACTGATTTATCTGGTCACGCCCGAGGAAGAGCGCGCCCTGGCAACCCTGGGGGCGCTGGCGGAACAGATGGGGCGTGATCTTCATCGCTGGTCCTGCGTTCAGGGGTGGGGCGATGCGGGCACGCGTGACCCGCTCTCGGCGCTCGAATATGTGCGATTGGCCTCGGGACGCGGCATTTACGTCCTGTGCGACCTCCATCCCTTTTTCTCCAACGCGACGGTGGTTCGCAAGTTACGGGAACTGGCCCAGGCGCTCAAGCAAACGCCCAAGTCTCTGCTGGTCTTGGGGGCCGTGGTCAATCTTCCTGCTGAGCTGGTCTCTGACGTGGTCATTGTCGATTTCGAGTTACCAGATGCCAGCTTGATTCAGGAGATGGTGGGCCAGGCGGCGCATCTCGCTGGCCGCCCCTTGAAACTCGATCATCTGGAGATGGAGCGCTTGCTCGGGGCGGCACGCGGCCTGACCGCCGGGGAATTCGCCAATGGATTGGCCCGCGCCCTGGTGCGCCACGGGGCGCTCGATGCACGGGTGATTTCCGTCATCATCGAGGAAAAGAGGCAGGTGGTTCGGAAGACCGGCTTGCTGGAATTCGTACAGCCGGAAGGAGCCCTGGACGAGGTGGGCGGTTTGTCACTTCTCAAGGAGTGGCTGCGCAAGCGCGGGCGGGCATTTGGCCGACCCGCACGCGATTTTGGCCTGCCGGAACCTCGCGGTTTGCTGCTCGTGGGGGCGCCAGGATGCGGCAAGAGCCTGGTTGCCAAGTGTGTGGCGGCACAGTGGGGCTTGCCTTTGCTGCGTCTTGATGTGGGACGCCTGCTGGCGGGTTTGGTGGGAGCGTCCGAAGAAAACACCCGGCGCGCTCTGAAGATGGCTGAAGGCCTCAGCCCTGCGGTCTTGTGGGTCGATGAGATCGAGAAGGGATTCGGAGCGACCGGCGGGGATGGCGGCACGGCCAGTCGCGTGCTGGGGACCTTCCTGACCTGGTTACAGGAGAAGTCCGCACCAGTCTTTGTGGTGGCGACGGCCAATCAGATTCAATGGCTCCCACCAGAACTTCTTCGGAAGGGGCGTTTCGACGAGATTTTCTTTGTCGACTTACCGGATGCCGAGGAACGTCGCGAAATATTGAGGCTTCATCTGGCCCGGCGCCATCGCACGGTCGACGAGGATGCGCTCCTGCGGTTGGCGAAGCTCACTTCGGGTTATTCGGGGGCCGAACTCGAGCAGGGCGTGATCGATGCCCTGTATGAGGCCTATGATGCTGCCCGACCTGTGACGCCGGCGGACCTGGAACGTGGCCTGACGACGATTGTCCCCTTGTCTCGTCATAGCGAAGAACTGCAGCCCATTCGTACCTGGGCCGCGCGCCATGCGCGTCCGGCCAGTGTGGCCTTGGGGTTGCCGGGGCCGTCCATCTGGGCGATTGAAGGGCCCTTGGGAGATTGAGCCGCTTGCTGGAGCGATTCGAATGGCTTCAACTGCCTGCCTCACAGACTGCGTCCGGCGAAGGGAGTGTACAGCGCCTGGGACAGGGGGGGCTGACAGGGCCTCCCTCGGGAGTGGGCTTGGCGACTGCCTGCGTGAGGCCGTCGGAGCCGGCGCAAGCTGAGGCCTGCGTCCTGCCTCCGCGCGTGGAGACCGTCCCGTTGGGGGGAAACTGGCCGCTCGAATCCACCCAGGTTTTCCTGTTGCGGCGGCGCTTGGAACAGCTCCAACGGATCTCCGGGTTCGAGCGCCTGGTGTGTCTCGATGCCTGTCGGATTGATCCGCACCCCCATCAGCACCAGGCAGCCCTGCGTGTGCTCCGGGACATGCGCGGGAGGGCGCTGCTGGCGGATGAGGTCGGACTGGGCAAAACCATCGAGGCTGGTTTGGTCCTCAAGGAACTGGTCGTCAGGGGCTTGGCACATCGTCTGCTGGTGCTCGCACCGGCCTCGCTGACCCTTCAGTGGCAGGAGGAGCTCAGTCTCAAGTTCGATGAGACCTTCCACGTGGTCAAACATCCGGACGACTGGACCCAGGGCCGTCTGATTGCTTCGCTCGAACTGGCGCGTCAGCCTCGTCACCAGGCCTCGGCGCTGGCCCAGGCGTTCGATCTGGTGATTGTCGACGAGGCCCACAAACTGAAGACGCGCACGACGCAGTCCCATCGCTTCGTGAGTCGTCTCAACACGCGTTTCTTGCTGCTACTGACGGCCACGCCGGTCATGAACGATCTGACCGAACTCTACGCCCTCGTCAATCTGCTGGTGGAGGGGGGGCTCGGCACGCCACGAGAGTTCGAGGCCCGGCACATGGATGCCAGTGATCCGCGGCTGCCGCTGCAGGAAGACGTGCTGCGTGCCCGTCTGGCCAGCGTGATGGTGCGACATCGGCGTGGTGCGGTGGGCGTTTGCTTGCCCCCACGGCGAGCCGCGATCTATCACTTGCAGATGCCACCCGCGGAGAGACGCCTCTATCTGGGACTGACGGCTTACATTCGGCAGGAACTGGCGGCTCACCCTGGCCAGGGGC
The genomic region above belongs to Candidatus Sericytochromatia bacterium and contains:
- the uvrA gene encoding excinuclease ABC subunit UvrA, whose amino-acid sequence is MVRTGDHAHLFVKGAREHNLKNVDLRIPRDQLVVFTGVSGSGKSSLAFDTIFAEGQRRYVESLSAYARQFLGQLDKPDVDYIEGLSPAISIDQKSTSHNPRSTVGTVTEVYDYLRLLFARVGIPHCHRCGQAINPQTVEQIVDQVLAMPQGCRIQVLAPLVRGKKGTHDKLLEQVRKDGFVRVRVDGAVFDLAELPALEKNKAHDIAIVVDRLVVRPDQASRLADSLATALKHGRGLVAVQGLGTREHPEERPEQVFSEHFACSDCGTSVEEVAPRLFSFNSPFGACQTCHGLGARREFSPALLVPDPRKTLREGAIVPWARTGNAYYLELLGAVARGIGFSLDVPWGSLSSEVRQLLLYGAGDQRFHIQESSWYQDTGMGYMTRFEGVVSSLQRRYQESTSEKFKQDLEVYMASTPCEDCRGTRLRPEALAVKLNDASIADVTALSIREALPFFGTLDLTPRQRLIAQQILKEVVARLGFLNDVGLDYLSLDRAASTLSGGEAQRIRLATQIGSGLQGVLYILDEPSIGLHQRDNARLLGTLKRLRDLGNTLIVVEHDEDTIRAADHVVDIGPRAGVHGGRVVAQGTLDDIAACPESLTGQYLSGQRGIVCPTRYREGNGLAISLTGARENNLTGFDVAFPLGKFVCVTGVSGSGKSTLVHDILLRALNARMDGTVPMPAGLGGIEGFEQVDKVIVIDQSPIGRTPRSNPATYTGLFDPLREVFAMTTEAKARGYLPGRFSFNVKGGRCEACKGEGVNVIEMHFLPDVHVPCDVCKGKRYNRETLEVRYKGKNIAEVLELTIEQALEFFAAVPRARTKLQTLFDVGLEYLQLGQPATTLSGGEAQRVKLAEQLSRRSTGRTLYILDEPSTGLSFYDVEKLLEVLNRLVDAGNTVLVIEHNLDIIKQADHLVDLGPEGGDRGGRLVACGTPLEVARQPESITGQFLRPILEAAHGDLTPLATARAVKKSKRVE
- a CDS encoding N-acetylmannosamine-6-phosphate 2-epimerase — encoded protein: MQRSELLARLRGGLLVSCQAQPDEPLHGAQHMAAMARAAEVGGACGIRAESPADIVAIRAAVPLPLVGLWKQGSEGVYITPTCAAARAVVEAGADIVAVDATQRAREVPAEDLIRWIECDLGRPVLADVSTLEEALAAEAAGATAVAPTLSGYTGGPVPSEPDWTLLEAMLRMCRVPVFMEGRIWAPEQASRALAMGAWTVVVGSAITRPQLITRRFVAALGTAAEVSS
- a CDS encoding ROK family protein; its protein translation is MKFAIGLDVGGTKILAVALDETGRVQVSHRTETPARAGAAAVLESLQRAAEAVIGELPPLGQAGLQGVGVSAAGQIDVARGVVAYASPNIEGWTGTPVADVLRERLGLPIVVENDANAAAFGEWACGAAQGVASVVMVTIGTGVGGGVILDGRVWRGGRWRGGELGHMVVQARGWPCNCGQTGCLEVYASGTAIARLAREARAGWEGAAPAVFQAASDGDPVMQGLLEDSARYLAQGLVSVSSLLDPDLFILGGGVAAQPTYLPLVQRALERADVSGQRGFEVDRVRLASLGEMAGAIGAAQLALRGHP
- a CDS encoding AAA family ATPase; the protein is MSELETLIRARYPLIYLVTPEEERALATLGALAEQMGRDLHRWSCVQGWGDAGTRDPLSALEYVRLASGRGIYVLCDLHPFFSNATVVRKLRELAQALKQTPKSLLVLGAVVNLPAELVSDVVIVDFELPDASLIQEMVGQAAHLAGRPLKLDHLEMERLLGAARGLTAGEFANGLARALVRHGALDARVISVIIEEKRQVVRKTGLLEFVQPEGALDEVGGLSLLKEWLRKRGRAFGRPARDFGLPEPRGLLLVGAPGCGKSLVAKCVAAQWGLPLLRLDVGRLLAGLVGASEENTRRALKMAEGLSPAVLWVDEIEKGFGATGGDGGTASRVLGTFLTWLQEKSAPVFVVATANQIQWLPPELLRKGRFDEIFFVDLPDAEERREILRLHLARRHRTVDEDALLRLAKLTSGYSGAELEQGVIDALYEAYDAARPVTPADLERGLTTIVPLSRHSEELQPIRTWAARHARPASVALGLPGPSIWAIEGPLGD
- a CDS encoding SNF2-related protein; its protein translation is MATACVRPSEPAQAEACVLPPRVETVPLGGNWPLESTQVFLLRRRLEQLQRISGFERLVCLDACRIDPHPHQHQAALRVLRDMRGRALLADEVGLGKTIEAGLVLKELVVRGLAHRLLVLAPASLTLQWQEELSLKFDETFHVVKHPDDWTQGRLIASLELARQPRHQASALAQAFDLVIVDEAHKLKTRTTQSHRFVSRLNTRFLLLLTATPVMNDLTELYALVNLLVEGGLGTPREFEARHMDASDPRLPLQEDVLRARLASVMVRHRRGAVGVCLPPRRAAIYHLQMPPAERRLYLGLTAYIRQELAAHPGQGQLRLLLGVLQRGLTSTPAAVAATLGKLRADSTLDPASRSRLADFQAQASELLGSRKLEAVGELLESHCPGKVLIFTEFRRSQTVLAEYLAKRGLEVVLFHGSLDAAARQAAVTRFREAARVMISTESGQEGLNLQFCQTLINFDLPWNPMRVEQRIGRLHRLGQTRPVTIINLCYQETIEAAVLDLLVSKIRLFELVVGELDVILGESEGVHHIEAWLQQAWSQSSDDQDFARSVEALGEAVRRARGRYDEICRAGEALSRVAESTGVP